The following proteins are encoded in a genomic region of Planococcus lenghuensis:
- a CDS encoding cytochrome c oxidase subunit II — protein sequence MRIHHYEKLWLMIGSFILIIFLSILAIQTFFLDMGPPSHAQTINPETVRESELFANAALTEIGENEYKLAIIAEMFAFRPGDLEIPAGSTVHFTLASPDVTHGFKISDTNVNVMVVPGHISKVSHTFSEPGEYLILCNEYCGLGHEYMANTITVK from the coding sequence ATGCGCATTCACCATTATGAGAAACTTTGGCTTATGATCGGGTCTTTTATCCTAATCATTTTCTTATCCATTTTAGCCATTCAAACATTTTTTCTGGATATGGGCCCGCCGAGTCATGCACAGACCATTAATCCCGAAACGGTCCGGGAATCGGAACTTTTTGCTAACGCCGCTTTGACTGAAATCGGCGAAAATGAGTATAAACTTGCCATAATCGCTGAAATGTTTGCTTTCCGGCCAGGCGACCTGGAAATCCCGGCCGGCTCGACTGTCCACTTCACGCTCGCATCGCCGGATGTCACCCATGGTTTTAAAATCTCTGACACCAATGTCAATGTGATGGTCGTCCCCGGCCACATTTCTAAAGTAAGCCACACATTTTCAGAGCCGGGTGAATACTTAATTTTATGTAACGAGTACTGCGGTCTTGGCCACGAATATATGGCAAACACCATCACTGTAAAATAA